The following are encoded together in the Leucoraja erinacea ecotype New England chromosome 13, Leri_hhj_1, whole genome shotgun sequence genome:
- the vps26c gene encoding vacuolar protein sorting-associated protein 26C — translation MAVDIKLKRANKVYHEEETLSGVVILTSKEAIQHQGITLTMDGAVSLQLSAKSVGVFEAFYNSVKPIQLISNNIEVAKAGKFPSGRTEIPFEFPLKVKGSKVLYETYHGVFVNIQYTLRCDVRRPLLAKDLQKSCEFILHSLPQKGRLTPSPVDFSITPESLQNVKERTPLPGFKIRGRLDSTNCIITQPLTGELMVENLDVPVKSIELQLVRVETCGCVEGYARDATEIQNIQIADGNICQGLAIPIYMVFPRLFTCPTLETTNFKVEFEVNVVVILQDDHLITENFPLKIYRF, via the exons ATGGCGGTCGATATCAAGTTAAAGCGGGCTAACAAGGTGTATCATGAGGAG GAAACTCTGTCTGGAGTGGTTATTTTAACCAGCAAAGAAGCCATCCAGCACCAAGGGATCACCTTGACCATGGATGGTGCTGTGAGCCTCCAGCTCAGTGCAAAGAGCGTTGGTGTATTTGAAGCTTTCTACAATTCTGTCAAA CCTATCCAACTTATCAGCAATAATATAGAAGTAGCCAAGGCGGGAAAATTTCCAAGTGGCCGGACGGAGATCCCTTTTGAATTCCCACTGAAAGTAAAAGGCAGTAAAGTTCTCTATGAGACATACCATGGGGTATTTGTTAATATACAG TACACACTCCGGTGTGATGTGCGACGTCCACTCCTTGCAAAGGACTTGCAGAAGAGCTGTGAATTTATTCTGCATTCGTTG CCTCAGAAAGGCAGGTTAACACCCAGCCCTGTGGATTTCAGCATCACTCCCGAGTCGCTGCAAAATGTCAAAGAG aggacgccgctgccgggaTTCAAAATCCGTGGCCGCCTCGACTCGACAAACTGCATCATCACCCAGCCACTGACGGGCGAGCTGATGGTGGAGAATCTGGACGTGCCCGTCAAGAGCATCGAGCTGCAACTGGTGCGGGTGGAAACTTGCG GTTGCGTCGAGGGTTACGCCAGAGATGCCACAGAAATTCAAAACATCCAGATAGCTGATGGCAACATTTGTCAAGGTTTGGCCATTCCCATCTACATGGTGTTTCCCCGGCTGTTTACTTGCCCCACGCTGGAAACAACTAATTTCAAAGTCG AATTTGAAGTGAATGTTGTGGTGATTCTTCAGGACGATCACCTGATCACTGAGAATTTCCCGCTTAAAATCTACCGCTTTTGA